Below is a window of Mesotoga infera DNA.
CGCAGCTACGGTTCCTGCGATCTCCATTGGATGTGTACCACCCATAAGCAGAAAAGTGGGCCCGGGAACTCCGCTGTCCATGTAGTAGACTGGAGTATCCATGTTCGTTCCCTTGAGAGGTTCAAAGTAATCCGAGAGCCATCCGGTGCTCGTTACACCATAACCTGCACGAATGTCAGGCCTGAAAAAATTCGCCATCGAAAATGAGGCAACGAGGACCAGCATAAAGATGATTAGAGTTTTTCTCATTTGCTATTACCTCCGATCGTCTAGAGAAAAGCGTAGGACACGAAAGCTCTGTCCGCCAGAACTATTACAATTATCATGGTTTGGATTTCAAGTGTCAAGTCTTTTTTGCCCGTGGAAGGTACTTCGAAAAACGGCGATGTCAAGCGTCTTCATCGTATCGAAGATGTGCATTTGAACCATGAAGACTGGAAGAACGGAAGTTGATTCACTTCTTAGGGGTTTCAATGGTCTGTTTCATTGCGTGATGCTGTGGAGTTCCCTGATCATGATGAGAGCCAGCGTTCACTATCAATTTCACCTGGTGGTGCTAAGTGGCGAGTAATGCTTCTGTGAAACTCTGATACTCTTGAATCAAGCTGTTTTGCCATGGCAACGAAAAGAGCAAACCTATCTGTATTCGTAGAACTCTGAAGAAGCGACTTCTCATGAAGTCTGCCCATTGGGTTCTTCTCAGCAAAAAAAGCAGTATATAGCAGCTAGAATATTGCTTGGCTTTGAAGTTTCTCTTCGGATCCATTCCTCGATGAGGTTCCAGAAGTCTTTCATCTAGAGTTATTCAGATCTTCTGAAAGCGGCTGATGCAAAAAAGCCCGGCCGTGAAGCCGGGGTTAATGGGTGATGTTTTCTTTGATTAACATCAGAAAAGTGATAACTGCCAGATATCTTCTCTAGATGAGCGATTCTATTCGATCTCGAAACCAGCTCCGACGTCGTTCATGAGTTCGTAGAAACCCGGGAAGGAGACCGAGACACACTCGGCGTTGCTGATTTCCGTAACCCCGTCTGAGAAGAGCCCGGCGACGGCGAGGGACATAGCCACTCTGTGGTCGTCGTGGCTTTCGACCTTTGCTCCGGTCAGTTTCTTGCCGCCATGGATAATCATTTCATGATCAGTGTCCTCGATCGATGCTCCCATTTTCGAGAGCTCCCTCTTCATTACCTCGACTCTGTCGGTTTCTTTCACTCTTATGCTTTCTATTCCCGTCAGTACGGTGTCTCCCTCTGCGAAGCAGGCGGCGACTGAAAGTATGGGCAGAGCATCGGGAATGTCGGAACAATCTACTGTGATTCCCCTGAGTCTGTTCCCTCCCCTGGCCTTTAGAGAGTTAGTGGCACCGTCGAGAGTTACGTCTCCACCCATCTCTTTCAAGATATCCACGATTACTGAGTCTCCCTGGCTTCCGGAAAGATCGAGATCCTCTATCACAATCTCGGAATCCGTAACCAGCGCCGCCACGAGAGGGAACGCGACGGATTCCCAGTCGCTCGGTATTGAGGTTTCAACTGTTTTGTATTCCTGGGGGCCTTCCACTTCGAAGAAGCTGTAATTTTTCTCGTCGTATTCGACTTTTATTCCGTGTTCGGTCATCCAATCCACGGTCATCTGCAGATAAGGTCTCTCTATGGCTTTCTGGACTTCGATCCTTGTCTTGCCCTTTAGCCTTGCGGAGGCCAGGAGCATCCCCGAAATGTACTGGGACATCTTTCCACCAAAGACGATCGTGCCGGCCCTCATGGGGCCTTTTATTATTACGGGAGCTGCATTGCTGTTGCTTCTCGTCGTGACGGCGAAGGCTCCCAGATCTCTCATCGCATCCAGCAGCTTTCCCACGGGTCTCCTGCGGATCTGGTAATCACCCGTCAAAACAACGTAATCGCTCAGAGTTCCTGAGATAGCCGTGGCGAAGTAATAGGTCGTTCCGGAATTGCCGCAGTCGATCACATCGTCGGGAACTTTCAAGCCATCGTGAGAGCTCTGGATAGTCCATACTCCCTTTTCGATCTTCACATCCGATCCGAAGGCCCTTGCGGCTCTTGTCGCCGAGAGACAATCTTCGCTGGGAAGAGGGTTTCTAATGGTTGAGAGCCCGTTTGCCATCGCGGCGATAAGGACAGCTCTTAT
It encodes the following:
- a CDS encoding deacylase; its protein translation is MRKTLIIFMLVLVASFSMANFFRPDIRAGYGVTSTGWLSDYFEPLKGTNMDTPVYYMDSGVPGPTFLLMGGTHPMEIAGTVAA
- the aroA gene encoding 3-phosphoshikimate 1-carboxyvinyltransferase codes for the protein MKMIAFASRHNLSGRLSVPGSKSHTIRAVLIAAMANGLSTIRNPLPSEDCLSATRAARAFGSDVKIEKGVWTIQSSHDGLKVPDDVIDCGNSGTTYYFATAISGTLSDYVVLTGDYQIRRRPVGKLLDAMRDLGAFAVTTRSNSNAAPVIIKGPMRAGTIVFGGKMSQYISGMLLASARLKGKTRIEVQKAIERPYLQMTVDWMTEHGIKVEYDEKNYSFFEVEGPQEYKTVETSIPSDWESVAFPLVAALVTDSEIVIEDLDLSGSQGDSVIVDILKEMGGDVTLDGATNSLKARGGNRLRGITVDCSDIPDALPILSVAACFAEGDTVLTGIESIRVKETDRVEVMKRELSKMGASIEDTDHEMIIHGGKKLTGAKVESHDDHRVAMSLAVAGLFSDGVTEISNAECVSVSFPGFYELMNDVGAGFEIE